A stretch of Leisingera sp. S132 DNA encodes these proteins:
- the mrdA gene encoding penicillin-binding protein 2: protein MKRNPKDLDAAHGKMTRRALFLGGLQLAFAGGLAARMRYLQVDQADEFRLLAEENRINIRLLPPARGQIFDRNGLIIAQNSPSYRITVVPEDAGDVEAVIAKLSSLVRLDPEDLERARTEMRRSPPFLPITLADRIGWEDISKVAVNAPALPGVTPEVGLTRVYPQLGDFAHVIGYVGPVSDYDLSKMEDPEPVLMIPRFQIGKVGFEAKREDVLRGKAGAKRVEVNATGRVMRELDRREGISGADMQLTIDAELQNYVQARLGRESAAAVVIDCEDGDIRAICSSPSFDPNLFVRGISVADYRMLTEDNYRPLSNKTVQGTYPPGSTFKMITALAALENGVVGPEETVWCPGHLKVAGRRFHCWKRAGHGRVDLNTSLKRSCDVYYYDVAIKTGINKISEMANLFGLGIKHDLPMSAVAQGITPTKEWKSSSYGKDWLIGDTANASIGQGYMLASPLQLAVMTARIATGRSVTPRLLKSLDGVEQPSGAGEPLPVSENSLRMVRRGMYSVSNDRRGTAYRSRILPKEMEMAGKTGTSQVRNITAAERAAGVIRNEDLPWERRDHALFVCFAPYDKPKYAVAVVVEHGGGGSKAAAPVARDVMLQALYNGTPPLEAYPKADRSRIKAQQERLERERVKRPLGSRSSRA, encoded by the coding sequence ATGAAACGCAATCCCAAGGATCTGGATGCCGCACATGGCAAGATGACCCGGCGGGCGCTGTTCCTGGGCGGGCTGCAGCTGGCCTTTGCCGGCGGGCTGGCCGCCCGGATGCGCTATCTGCAGGTGGACCAGGCCGATGAGTTCCGCCTGCTGGCCGAGGAAAACCGGATCAATATCCGCCTGCTGCCGCCCGCCCGCGGACAGATCTTTGACCGCAACGGGCTGATTATCGCGCAGAACTCGCCCTCCTACCGGATCACCGTGGTGCCGGAAGATGCCGGCGACGTGGAGGCGGTGATTGCCAAGCTCTCCAGTCTGGTGCGGCTGGACCCGGAGGACCTTGAGCGCGCCCGCACCGAGATGCGCCGATCGCCGCCGTTCCTGCCGATCACCCTGGCAGATCGAATCGGCTGGGAGGATATCTCCAAGGTGGCGGTGAATGCCCCTGCCCTGCCCGGTGTCACCCCCGAGGTGGGCCTGACACGGGTTTATCCGCAGCTTGGGGATTTTGCTCATGTCATCGGCTATGTCGGGCCGGTCTCCGACTATGACCTGAGCAAGATGGAGGACCCGGAGCCGGTCCTGATGATCCCGCGTTTCCAGATCGGCAAGGTCGGCTTCGAGGCCAAGCGCGAGGATGTGCTGCGCGGCAAGGCCGGCGCCAAGCGCGTGGAGGTTAACGCCACTGGCCGGGTGATGCGCGAGCTGGACCGGCGTGAGGGGATTTCAGGCGCCGACATGCAGCTGACCATCGACGCGGAGCTGCAGAATTACGTGCAGGCGCGGCTGGGCCGGGAAAGCGCCGCTGCGGTGGTGATCGACTGCGAGGATGGCGATATCCGCGCGATATGCTCCTCACCCAGTTTCGACCCCAACCTGTTCGTGCGCGGCATTTCGGTCGCCGACTACCGGATGCTGACTGAGGACAATTACCGCCCCCTGTCCAACAAGACGGTGCAGGGCACCTACCCGCCCGGCTCCACCTTTAAGATGATCACGGCGCTGGCCGCACTGGAAAACGGCGTCGTCGGACCTGAGGAAACCGTCTGGTGCCCCGGCCACCTGAAGGTCGCCGGCCGCCGCTTCCACTGCTGGAAACGGGCGGGCCACGGGCGTGTCGACCTGAACACCTCGCTAAAGCGGTCCTGCGATGTCTATTATTATGACGTGGCCATCAAGACCGGCATCAACAAGATTTCCGAAATGGCCAATCTGTTCGGCCTGGGCATCAAACACGACCTGCCGATGTCTGCGGTGGCCCAGGGGATCACCCCGACCAAGGAGTGGAAATCCAGTTCCTATGGCAAGGACTGGCTGATTGGCGACACTGCAAACGCCTCCATCGGGCAGGGCTACATGCTGGCCTCTCCCTTGCAGCTGGCCGTCATGACCGCGCGGATTGCCACCGGGCGCAGCGTGACGCCGCGGCTGCTGAAGTCTCTGGACGGTGTCGAGCAGCCCAGCGGCGCGGGCGAGCCGCTGCCAGTCAGTGAAAACAGCCTGCGCATGGTGCGCCGCGGCATGTATTCCGTCAGCAACGACCGTCGCGGCACCGCCTACCGCTCCCGTATTCTCCCCAAGGAGATGGAGATGGCCGGCAAGACCGGCACCAGCCAGGTCCGCAACATCACCGCCGCAGAACGCGCAGCCGGTGTGATCCGCAACGAAGACCTGCCGTGGGAAAGGCGCGACCATGCGCTGTTTGTCTGCTTTGCTCCCTACGACAAGCCGAAATATGCGGTTGCTGTGGTTGTTGAACACGGCGGCGGCGGTTCCAAGGCGGCAGCGCCGGTGGCCCGCGACGTGATGCTTCAGGCGCTGTACAACGGCACCCCGCCGCTGGAGGCCTATCCCAAGGCCGACCGCAGCCGCATCAAGGCGCAGCAGGAGAGGCTGGAGCGCGAACGCGTCAAGCGCCCGCTGGGCAGCAGGAGCAGCCGGGCATGA
- the rodA gene encoding rod shape-determining protein RodA produces MSYLEYHAKSTPTGLRKILHLNWGLTLLLITVSSVGFLMLYSVAGGSFSPWVEPQVKRFALGLGVMFVVAMIPIWFWRNISAVAYLGSLALLVAVELFGTVGMGAQRWIDIGFMRLQPSEVTKIALVMLLAAYYDWLPAEKTSRPLWVLLPVALILIPTALVLKQPDLGTSILLMAAGGGVMFLAGVHWAYFVAVIAAGAGLVSAVFQSRGTDWQLLKDYQFRRIDTFLDPSQDPLGAGYHITQSKIALGSGGWSGRGFMQGTQSRLNFLPEKHTDFIFTTLAEEFGFIGGVTLLSIYMLIIVFCIASAIAAKDRFSSLVIMGIAITFFLFFAVNMSMVMGLAPVVGVPLPMVSYGGSAMLVLLGAFGIVQSAHIHRPRQASR; encoded by the coding sequence ATGAGCTATCTTGAGTACCACGCCAAATCGACCCCCACCGGCCTGCGCAAGATCCTGCATCTGAACTGGGGGCTGACGCTGCTCTTGATCACCGTGTCCAGCGTCGGCTTTCTGATGCTCTATTCGGTGGCGGGCGGCTCGTTCAGCCCCTGGGTGGAACCGCAGGTCAAGCGCTTTGCCCTTGGCCTTGGCGTGATGTTCGTGGTGGCGATGATCCCGATCTGGTTCTGGCGCAATATCTCGGCGGTAGCCTACCTGGGGTCGCTGGCGCTGCTGGTTGCGGTGGAACTGTTCGGCACCGTCGGCATGGGCGCACAGCGCTGGATCGACATCGGCTTCATGCGGCTGCAGCCGTCGGAAGTGACCAAGATCGCGCTGGTGATGCTGCTGGCCGCCTATTACGACTGGCTGCCTGCCGAGAAGACCTCGCGCCCCTTGTGGGTGCTGCTGCCGGTGGCGCTGATCCTTATTCCGACGGCGCTGGTTCTGAAACAGCCGGACCTGGGCACCTCGATCCTGCTGATGGCAGCAGGCGGCGGGGTAATGTTTCTCGCGGGCGTGCACTGGGCCTATTTCGTGGCGGTGATTGCCGCTGGCGCCGGGCTGGTCAGCGCGGTGTTCCAAAGCCGCGGCACCGACTGGCAGCTGCTGAAGGACTACCAGTTCCGCCGCATCGACACTTTCCTGGACCCCTCGCAGGACCCCCTGGGCGCAGGCTATCACATCACCCAGTCCAAGATCGCGCTGGGATCCGGCGGCTGGTCCGGGCGCGGCTTCATGCAAGGCACCCAGTCGCGGCTGAACTTCCTGCCGGAAAAGCACACCGACTTCATCTTCACCACCCTGGCGGAGGAATTCGGCTTTATCGGCGGCGTTACCCTGCTGTCAATCTACATGCTGATCATCGTGTTCTGCATCGCCTCGGCGATTGCCGCCAAGGACCGGTTCTCTTCGCTGGTGATCATGGGCATCGCCATCACCTTCTTCCTGTTCTTTGCCGTGAACATGTCGATGGTGATGGGACTGGCCCCGGTGGTCGGCGTGCCGCTGCCGATGGTCTCGTACGGCGGCTCCGCCATGCTGGTTCTGCTCGGTGCCTTCGGTATCGTGCAAAGCGCCCATATCCACCGTCCAAGGCAAGCATCACGCTAA
- a CDS encoding LysR family transcriptional regulator produces the protein MDLKFVSCLLSVVELGSLAAAARAEGITASAVAQRVAALEAELKAPLLRRAGRVMQPTPQCRAVLPQLRRMVAMQESLAAALHLRDLAGPLRLGAVSTALGDYAPQLAAALRDQAPEVGLHLVPGASSTLYSAFEEERLDAAILVRPPFELPKTMQFKVLARQPVCLMRPEQAVPEAALPFIVYSRGSWGGAACWQVLSALVPEPEILAEADAPEMIAQMVQDGLGQAVLPDWAGRQARFPGLEVSVLAAPARDIGVLTWTRDAERPVIEFLLGQLTGRG, from the coding sequence ATGGATTTGAAGTTTGTCTCTTGCTTGCTGTCGGTTGTTGAGCTGGGATCTCTGGCGGCAGCGGCGCGGGCCGAAGGGATCACCGCCTCGGCGGTGGCGCAGCGGGTGGCGGCGTTGGAAGCTGAGTTGAAGGCGCCGCTGCTGCGCCGGGCCGGGCGGGTGATGCAGCCGACGCCGCAATGCCGTGCCGTGCTGCCGCAGCTGCGCCGGATGGTGGCAATGCAAGAGTCTTTGGCCGCTGCGCTGCATCTGCGGGATCTGGCGGGACCGCTGCGGCTGGGGGCGGTGTCAACGGCGCTGGGCGATTACGCGCCGCAGCTGGCGGCGGCATTGCGGGACCAGGCTCCGGAGGTCGGGCTGCATCTGGTGCCGGGCGCGTCGAGCACGCTGTACAGCGCCTTTGAGGAGGAGCGCCTGGACGCTGCAATTCTGGTACGGCCGCCGTTTGAGCTGCCGAAAACGATGCAGTTCAAAGTGTTGGCGCGGCAGCCTGTCTGTCTGATGCGGCCAGAGCAGGCAGTGCCGGAGGCTGCCCTGCCGTTTATCGTCTACAGCCGCGGCAGCTGGGGCGGCGCAGCCTGCTGGCAGGTGCTGAGCGCGCTGGTGCCGGAGCCGGAAATCCTTGCCGAGGCTGATGCGCCTGAGATGATTGCACAGATGGTTCAGGACGGGCTGGGGCAGGCGGTTCTGCCGGATTGGGCCGGGCGTCAGGCGCGGTTTCCGGGGCTTGAGGTTTCTGTCCTTGCAGCGCCTGCGCGGGATATTGGCGTGCTGACCTGGACCCGGGATGCGGAGCGTCCGGTGATCGAGTTCCTGCTGGGGCAGCTGACCGGGCGGGGCTGA
- a CDS encoding VOC family protein produces MSIFHLAYHVDDLQLARAFYGGVLGCTEGRSTDNWVDFNFFGHQISLHLGPVLATSTTGKVGTHLVPMPHLGVILPLAEWQALADRLTAAGMEFILAPTTRFAGEPGEQSTMFFYDPAGNPIEIKGFADMSGVFAA; encoded by the coding sequence ATGAGCATTTTTCACCTCGCCTATCACGTCGACGACCTGCAGCTTGCCCGCGCCTTTTACGGCGGCGTCCTCGGTTGCACCGAGGGGCGCAGCACGGACAACTGGGTCGACTTCAACTTTTTCGGCCACCAGATTTCTCTGCACCTTGGCCCGGTCCTGGCCACCTCCACCACCGGCAAAGTCGGCACGCATCTGGTGCCGATGCCGCATCTTGGGGTGATCCTGCCTTTGGCCGAATGGCAGGCGCTTGCAGACAGGCTGACAGCTGCCGGGATGGAATTTATCCTTGCCCCCACCACCCGATTTGCCGGAGAACCGGGGGAGCAAAGCACCATGTTTTTTTACGATCCCGCAGGCAACCCGATCGAAATCAAAGGGTTTGCCGACATGTCCGGAGTATTTGCCGCATGA
- a CDS encoding glyoxylate/hydroxypyruvate reductase A: MTNVLFAGRPDAWPAYEPLLKAELARLGVDADLRNEFAPEEVDYIVYAPSGPVSDFTPFTRLKAVLSLWAGVEKIVPVVPAELPLTRMVDSGLEQGMTEWVAGHTLRYHLGMDAHIQGQNGKWEPKAPPLAQDRRVTVLGLGALGTAAAKALAALGFQVSGWSRTQKQVAGVICHSGADGLKAALAQAEIVILLLPDTPATENTLNADTLALLPKGARIINPGRGPLIDDTALLAALNSGRVGHATLDVFRIEPLPPEHPYWVHPNVTVTPHIASETREITAAEVIAENIRRGEAGEVLLHLVDRSLGY; encoded by the coding sequence ATGACCAATGTCCTGTTTGCAGGCCGCCCCGACGCCTGGCCCGCCTATGAGCCGCTTTTGAAAGCAGAGCTTGCACGGCTTGGCGTGGATGCCGATCTGCGCAATGAATTTGCGCCGGAGGAGGTGGATTACATTGTCTACGCCCCCAGCGGGCCGGTCAGCGATTTCACCCCTTTCACCCGGCTGAAGGCGGTGCTGAGCCTGTGGGCAGGTGTCGAGAAAATCGTGCCTGTTGTGCCTGCCGAACTGCCGCTCACGCGGATGGTGGACAGCGGTCTGGAGCAGGGCATGACCGAATGGGTGGCGGGCCACACGCTGCGCTATCATCTGGGGATGGATGCGCATATCCAAGGGCAAAACGGCAAATGGGAACCCAAGGCCCCGCCGCTGGCCCAGGACCGCCGCGTGACCGTGCTGGGCCTTGGCGCCCTCGGCACCGCTGCGGCAAAGGCCCTGGCCGCGCTTGGGTTTCAGGTTTCCGGCTGGAGCCGGACACAGAAACAGGTTGCTGGCGTGATTTGCCACTCCGGCGCAGACGGGCTGAAGGCGGCACTGGCGCAGGCGGAGATCGTCATCTTGCTGCTGCCCGACACGCCCGCCACCGAAAACACCCTGAACGCGGATACCCTGGCGCTGCTGCCAAAGGGGGCCAGGATCATCAACCCCGGGCGCGGGCCGCTGATTGATGACACCGCACTGCTGGCGGCACTGAACAGCGGCCGGGTCGGCCACGCAACGCTGGATGTGTTCCGCATCGAGCCGCTGCCGCCGGAACACCCCTATTGGGTGCATCCCAATGTGACGGTGACCCCGCATATCGCCTCGGAAACCCGTGAAATCACCGCGGCGGAGGTCATCGCCGAAAACATCCGCCGCGGTGAGGCGGGTGAGGTGCTGCTGCATCTGGTTGACCGCAGCCTCGGCTACTGA
- a CDS encoding M3 family metallopeptidase, giving the protein MSNPLLSRWDTPFEIAPFNSISDEDFAPALEQALAAHKAQTDAIANSSEPPGFANVIEALETPCRELEQVLGVFFTVAGADSNPKREELQRAFSPKLAAHFSAITANKALYARIKAVWDQRAELDLTAEQQRVLMLTHRGFVRGGAGLEGEADTRMQEIKGRLATLGTQFTQNLLADEREWFMELSEEDLEGLPDFVVKAARAAGEEKGASGPVVTLSRSLITPFLQFSPRRDLREKAFNAWAARGANGGGTDNRAIAAEILQLREERAQLLGYENFAAYKLETEMAKSPEAVRGLLMEVWEAAKSRADEDAQILTEMMQADGVNGDLEPWDWRYYAEKRRKAEHDLDEAALKPYLQLDRLIEASFACANRLFGLEFAPLEVPLYHPDCRAWEVTRDGSHVAVFIGDYFARGSKRSGAWCSAMRQQAKFPNVQAPVVINVCNFAKGEPALLSWDDARTLFHEFGHALHQMLSDVTYESISGTSVARDFVELPSQLYEHWLEVPEVLQEFATHAETGEPMPQEMLEKVLGAANFDMGFQTVEYVASALVDLAFHDGAAPADPMAKQAEVLAEIGMPQAIIMRHATPHFAHVFSGDGYSSGYYSYMWSEVMDADAFAAFEEAGGAFDAERAKALEEHILSTGGSVDPAELYTAFRGRLPGVEALLKGRGLAAE; this is encoded by the coding sequence ATGTCCAACCCGCTTCTGTCCCGCTGGGACACGCCGTTTGAAATTGCCCCGTTCAACAGCATTTCCGACGAGGACTTTGCCCCCGCGCTGGAGCAGGCGCTGGCGGCGCATAAGGCGCAGACCGACGCCATCGCAAACAGTTCCGAGCCGCCTGGATTCGCCAATGTCATCGAGGCGCTGGAGACACCCTGCCGCGAGCTGGAGCAGGTTCTGGGCGTGTTTTTCACCGTAGCTGGCGCTGACAGCAACCCCAAGCGGGAAGAGCTGCAGCGGGCGTTCTCTCCGAAACTTGCCGCGCATTTTTCGGCCATCACTGCCAACAAGGCGCTTTATGCGCGCATCAAAGCGGTGTGGGACCAGCGCGCGGAACTGGACCTGACGGCGGAGCAGCAGCGCGTGCTGATGCTGACCCACCGCGGTTTTGTCCGCGGCGGCGCGGGGCTGGAAGGCGAAGCCGACACGCGGATGCAGGAGATCAAGGGGCGGCTGGCCACCCTGGGCACCCAGTTCACCCAGAACCTGCTGGCGGATGAGCGCGAGTGGTTCATGGAGCTCAGCGAGGAGGATCTGGAAGGCCTGCCGGATTTCGTGGTCAAGGCGGCCCGCGCGGCTGGCGAGGAAAAGGGCGCAAGCGGCCCGGTGGTCACCCTGTCCCGTTCGCTGATCACGCCGTTCCTGCAATTCTCGCCGCGCCGGGACCTGCGCGAGAAAGCCTTCAACGCGTGGGCCGCCCGCGGCGCCAATGGCGGCGGGACCGACAACCGCGCCATCGCGGCGGAGATCCTGCAGCTGCGTGAAGAACGCGCGCAGCTGTTGGGGTATGAGAATTTCGCAGCCTATAAGCTGGAAACCGAAATGGCCAAGTCACCGGAGGCGGTCCGCGGGCTGCTGATGGAAGTCTGGGAGGCGGCCAAGTCGCGCGCCGATGAGGACGCGCAGATCCTGACTGAAATGATGCAGGCGGATGGCGTCAACGGCGATCTGGAACCCTGGGACTGGCGCTACTACGCGGAGAAACGCCGCAAGGCAGAGCATGACCTGGATGAGGCCGCGCTTAAGCCCTACCTGCAGCTGGACCGGCTGATTGAGGCGAGTTTTGCTTGCGCGAACCGCTTGTTCGGGCTGGAGTTCGCGCCCCTGGAGGTGCCGCTTTACCACCCCGACTGCCGTGCCTGGGAGGTGACCCGGGACGGGAGCCATGTGGCGGTCTTCATTGGCGACTATTTCGCGCGCGGCTCCAAGCGCTCCGGCGCCTGGTGCTCAGCCATGCGCCAGCAGGCCAAGTTCCCGAACGTGCAGGCGCCGGTGGTGATCAACGTCTGCAACTTCGCCAAGGGCGAGCCGGCGCTTTTGTCTTGGGACGACGCCCGCACCCTGTTCCATGAGTTCGGCCACGCGCTGCATCAGATGCTGTCGGATGTGACTTACGAGAGCATCTCGGGCACCTCGGTGGCGCGCGACTTCGTGGAGCTGCCCAGCCAGCTTTACGAACATTGGCTGGAAGTGCCGGAGGTGCTGCAGGAGTTTGCCACGCACGCGGAAACCGGCGAGCCGATGCCTCAGGAAATGCTGGAGAAAGTGCTGGGGGCTGCCAATTTCGACATGGGCTTTCAGACGGTGGAATATGTCGCCTCGGCTCTGGTGGATCTCGCTTTCCACGATGGCGCAGCACCGGCAGACCCAATGGCGAAACAAGCGGAAGTGCTTGCGGAAATCGGTATGCCGCAGGCCATCATCATGCGCCACGCCACGCCGCATTTTGCTCATGTGTTTTCCGGCGACGGCTATTCCTCGGGATATTACAGCTACATGTGGTCGGAGGTTATGGACGCCGACGCCTTTGCCGCCTTCGAGGAGGCGGGCGGAGCCTTTGATGCGGAGCGTGCCAAGGCGCTGGAGGAGCATATCCTGTCTACCGGCGGGTCCGTTGATCCGGCGGAGCTATATACCGCGTTCCGCGGGCGGCTGCCGGGGGTCGAGGCGCTGCTGAAAGGCCGCGGCCTGGCTGCGGAATAA
- a CDS encoding molybdopterin-synthase adenylyltransferase MoeB: protein MLRILILAALIWWGGRFLGLPRNLRITLLAVLFIAVLAVQLTLPEGHPLREGTGGSAAPWLVLGGFALVAGFYARIVTALKTRAQPQDTQMSQPASTFTESELDRYARHIVLRELGGPGQKKLKKAKVLVIGAGGLGAPALQYLAAAGVGTIGVIDDDVVDNANLQRQVIHRDEDIGKPKVFSAQAAMQAQNPYAEVRPYNRRLTEDVAAELFAEYDLILDGTDNFETRYLANRTAVALGKPLISGALSQWEGQLCVFDPAKDGPCYQCIFPEAPAAGLAPSCSEAGVVGPLPGVVGSMMAVEAVKQITGAGAVLRGEMLIYDGLYGETRKIRLSRRADCPVCGGKAES from the coding sequence ATGCTGCGCATTCTCATTCTCGCCGCGCTGATCTGGTGGGGCGGGCGGTTCCTCGGACTGCCCCGCAATCTGCGCATAACGCTTCTGGCGGTGCTGTTCATCGCCGTGCTGGCAGTGCAGCTGACTTTGCCGGAAGGACATCCCCTGCGCGAAGGCACCGGCGGCTCGGCAGCACCTTGGCTGGTGCTGGGCGGCTTTGCCCTTGTGGCTGGTTTCTACGCGCGTATCGTGACGGCTTTGAAAACCCGCGCCCAGCCTCAGGACACGCAGATGAGCCAGCCTGCCAGCACCTTCACCGAAAGCGAGCTTGACCGCTATGCCCGCCACATCGTCCTGCGGGAACTGGGCGGGCCGGGGCAGAAGAAACTGAAAAAAGCCAAGGTGCTGGTGATCGGAGCCGGCGGGCTGGGGGCGCCTGCGCTGCAATATCTGGCTGCCGCCGGCGTTGGCACCATCGGGGTGATTGACGACGATGTGGTCGACAACGCCAACCTGCAGCGCCAGGTGATCCACCGGGACGAGGACATCGGCAAGCCCAAGGTGTTCTCGGCCCAGGCCGCAATGCAGGCGCAGAACCCCTATGCGGAAGTGCGTCCCTACAACCGCCGCCTGACAGAGGATGTCGCGGCAGAGCTTTTTGCGGAATATGACCTGATCCTCGACGGCACCGACAATTTCGAAACCCGCTATCTCGCGAACCGCACCGCGGTGGCGCTGGGCAAGCCGCTGATCTCTGGCGCGCTGTCGCAGTGGGAGGGGCAGCTGTGTGTGTTTGACCCGGCCAAAGACGGCCCTTGCTATCAGTGCATCTTTCCTGAGGCCCCCGCAGCCGGTCTTGCGCCCAGCTGTTCCGAGGCCGGGGTGGTCGGCCCGCTGCCCGGTGTGGTCGGGTCGATGATGGCGGTGGAGGCGGTTAAGCAGATCACCGGCGCAGGCGCGGTACTGCGGGGCGAGATGCTGATCTATGACGGGCTCTATGGTGAAACCCGCAAGATCCGCCTGTCCCGCCGGGCGGATTGCCCGGTTTGCGGCGGCAAGGCGGAAAGCTGA
- the dut gene encoding dUTP diphosphatase, with the protein MVTIRVIHDEGADRDVPLPSYETAGAAGADVRANLPDRTCLVLQPGERKLVPTGLRIEIPAGYEVQIRPRSGLALKHGITLPNTPGTIDSDYRGPLGVILMNAGQKPFEVHHGERIAQMVVAPVLQARFEVADALSGTERGDGGFGSTGRG; encoded by the coding sequence ATGGTCACGATCCGTGTGATCCACGATGAGGGTGCAGACAGGGATGTGCCGCTGCCGTCTTATGAAACTGCGGGGGCCGCGGGCGCCGATGTCCGTGCCAATCTACCGGACCGCACCTGCCTGGTGCTGCAGCCAGGGGAGCGCAAGCTGGTGCCGACCGGGCTGCGCATTGAGATCCCGGCCGGGTATGAAGTGCAGATCCGCCCCCGCTCCGGGCTGGCGCTGAAGCATGGGATTACTCTACCCAACACACCGGGCACCATCGACAGCGATTACCGCGGGCCTTTGGGCGTGATCCTGATGAATGCGGGCCAAAAACCCTTTGAGGTTCATCACGGCGAGCGTATTGCCCAGATGGTGGTGGCCCCTGTACTTCAGGCGCGGTTTGAAGTTGCAGATGCGCTTTCCGGAACTGAACGGGGCGACGGCGGGTTCGGCTCCACCGGGCGCGGCTGA